A single window of Plutella xylostella chromosome 25, ilPluXylo3.1, whole genome shotgun sequence DNA harbors:
- the LOC125490585 gene encoding uncharacterized protein LOC125490585: MSKRSHESATQGESREERWLRKLKLYEEKLSAKRSRLAENQQILPPVEGEVQIEEHPEYNEGILAGSQQPTHIEVVLPADTERTAPIDTEAAEFSEMTETTACTSPNCTTCYVIEENMDVSDYDPDLLRELGDEEADPAEFGDDLQADVAARFQRILQDGLNKEEKDGLIKKYPYPKNIPLAKSPTLNPEISVNLAEACKLRDKRLLSKQDQLGKTLSALGKALTPPT; this comes from the exons ATGTCAAAGCGAAGTCATGAAAGTGCTACGCAAGGTGAATCTCGTGAAGAGAGATGGTTAAGGAAGTTGAAGTTATATGAAGAAAAATTGAGTGCGAAAAGAAGTCGGCTTGCTGAAAATCAGCAGATATTACCTCCAGTTGAAGGAGAAGTACAAATtgaag AACATCCCGAATATAATGAGGGTATATTGGCCGGATCTCAACAGCCCACCCATATAGAAGTTGTGTTACCAGCAGACACCGAAAGAACGGCGCCTATAGATACTGAGGCTGCTGAGTTTAGCGAAATGACGGAAACGACAGCATGTACGAGCCCTAACTGCACTACGTGCTACGTTATTGAGGAAAATATGGACGTCAGCGATTATGATCCCGATCTGTTACGAGAATTAGGAGATGAAGAAGCAGATCCCGCTGAATTCGGAGACGACTTGCAAGCGGATGTTGCCGCAAGATTCCAACGAATATTACAAGATGGTCTTAATAAAGAGGAAAAGGATGGCCTTATTAAGAAATACCCTTATCCTAAAAATATCCCATTAGCCAAAAGTCCAACTCTAAACCCGGAAATAAGCGTTAACTTAGCGGAGGCGTGTAAGTTAAGAGACAAGAGACTACTTTCAAAGCAAGATCAGCTTGGTAAAACACTTTCAGCTTTGGGAAAGGCATTA ACTCCGCCTACTTAG